One region of Candidatus Desulfatibia profunda genomic DNA includes:
- a CDS encoding TIGR02584 family CRISPR-associated protein has protein sequence MKHILLAVTGLSPQVITEALYALHQDNRRVDAIHVITTRDGKEKIYAELLSGNEGHYYRYLSEYGFDASAIDFGHRNIHVISDEHGIEISDIVSESDNEHLLKKCLELTFHFTKDPDKAVFFSVAGGRKTMSSCLTLAAQMYGRPQDRLYHVLVTPEFESNRNFFYPPKESRTIELRNNHGQTFYKETKYAQINLIHIPFVSIREQLSADLLKEPKDPGTLLLSLIKEDRSRLVVNLVSKKLVYKGLESDMMPTRMALYAFFAMQKKNCTLETESCGNCVDCFIDIQTVFDKQDQITDLYRKVCGTRPVNEMSDSGITGLNADNFNSYKSRIKENLQSWFGPYALKELEIASVGNRPNTRYGILMDKAKIEIVF, from the coding sequence ATGAAACACATTTTACTGGCCGTAACCGGATTAAGCCCCCAGGTGATTACAGAAGCACTTTATGCTTTGCATCAGGACAACCGCCGCGTGGATGCCATCCATGTGATCACCACCAGAGACGGCAAAGAAAAGATCTATGCAGAGCTTCTCAGCGGAAACGAAGGGCATTATTACCGATACCTCTCGGAATACGGTTTCGATGCTTCAGCCATCGATTTCGGCCATCGCAATATTCACGTGATTTCCGACGAACACGGCATCGAGATTTCGGATATCGTAAGCGAATCGGATAACGAACATCTGCTAAAAAAATGCTTGGAATTGACGTTTCACTTTACCAAAGATCCGGACAAGGCGGTGTTCTTTTCGGTGGCCGGCGGCCGCAAGACCATGAGTTCCTGTCTTACCCTGGCGGCCCAGATGTATGGCCGCCCGCAAGATCGTCTTTATCATGTGCTGGTCACGCCGGAATTTGAAAGCAATCGCAACTTTTTCTACCCGCCCAAAGAATCCAGGACTATCGAGCTTAGAAATAACCATGGACAGACCTTTTACAAGGAAACCAAATACGCCCAGATCAACCTGATCCACATTCCCTTTGTCTCCATCCGAGAGCAGCTATCGGCGGATCTGTTAAAAGAACCCAAAGATCCGGGCACGCTGCTGCTGTCTTTGATCAAGGAAGACCGCTCGCGCCTGGTCGTAAACCTGGTATCCAAAAAACTTGTCTATAAAGGCCTGGAATCCGACATGATGCCGACTCGCATGGCCCTGTATGCTTTTTTCGCCATGCAGAAAAAAAACTGCACCTTGGAAACTGAAAGTTGCGGCAACTGCGTCGATTGTTTTATCGACATTCAAACTGTTTTTGACAAGCAAGATCAAATAACGGATCTGTACCGCAAAGTTTGCGGCACGCGGCCCGTAAACGAGATGAGCGATTCCGGCATCACCGGCCTGAATGCGGACAACTTCAATTCCTATAAAAGCAGAATAAAAGAAAATCTTCAGAGCTGGTTCGGCCCATATGCCTTAAAAGAGCTTGAAATCGCTTCCGTGGGAAACCGGCCAAACACTCGCTACGGCATTCTGATGGACAAAGCAAAAATTGAAATTGTATTTTGA
- the cas6 gene encoding CRISPR system precrRNA processing endoribonuclease RAMP protein Cas6, producing MKRQECHECLLKERCIYALVFETQSVFQPVEGSRDNSPPHPFVIEPPQTPETNFKKGSDFDFNLLLFGEVNNSLPYFVYAIDQMGKIGIGKKINMRRGQFVLKSVKYDDRIIYSDTDQKLNTTDVLGTLSFNEQAANIGGTFRVKVILDTPLRIKFENRLKADLPFHVLARAMLRRVSSLMHYYGNGEPDMDYRGLVERARDVSIVEADLDWFDWQRYSQRQDRAMLMGGLIGSITYEGKIGEYMPLIDFCSKVHMGKQTAFGLGKISAERLT from the coding sequence GAGTGCCTGCTTAAAGAGCGCTGCATCTATGCGCTGGTTTTTGAAACCCAATCGGTTTTTCAGCCGGTCGAGGGCTCTAGAGACAATTCACCGCCTCATCCATTTGTGATTGAGCCTCCTCAAACCCCTGAAACCAATTTCAAGAAAGGATCGGACTTTGATTTTAATCTGCTGCTATTCGGTGAAGTCAATAACAGCCTTCCTTACTTTGTTTACGCTATCGATCAAATGGGCAAAATCGGCATCGGTAAAAAAATTAACATGCGTCGCGGCCAGTTCGTCCTGAAATCAGTGAAATATGATGATCGCATTATATACTCGGACACGGATCAAAAGTTGAATACAACAGATGTCTTGGGAACACTTTCCTTTAACGAGCAAGCTGCAAACATAGGAGGCACTTTTAGAGTCAAAGTTATTTTAGATACGCCTTTGCGCATAAAATTTGAAAATCGCCTCAAGGCTGATCTGCCGTTTCATGTTCTTGCCAGAGCGATGCTCAGGCGGGTGTCATCGCTGATGCATTACTATGGAAACGGCGAACCGGACATGGATTACCGTGGACTTGTAGAAAGAGCCCGGGACGTTTCGATTGTTGAAGCCGATCTTGATTGGTTTGACTGGCAGCGATATTCACAGCGTCAGGACCGGGCCATGCTTATGGGGGGCCTGATCGGTTCAATAACTTACGAAGGAAAAATCGGTGAATATATGCCGCTGATTGATTTTTGTTCCAAAGTTCACATGGGAAAGCAGACCGCATTCGGCTTAGGGAAAATCAGTGCGGAGCGATTGACATGA